A stretch of DNA from Candidatus Methylomirabilis tolerans:
AACCGAGATCCCATACCGTGGCTTCTACAGATTGCCCCGGAGCACTCGCGGCCTGTTCTGCAACGATTTGATCGCGATAGGCATGCATTCGATGAATCGCCTCAGGCGGCGGGCCTGGCGCGTGATGCGTGCGAATGTAATCGGGATCGTCCTGCAAGCGGTATTTGGCGTCAAAGACGTAACGGAAGGGGCGCCTCGCGCCGTGTTTGAAAATTTCCAGCGTGTTGTCGGGCCGACAGTTTCCCGTTGGTGTAGGGTCCTCACGATTATACACCACGCGAACGCATTCCTCGCCGTCCCGCTCTAAGCTCAAAACCGAAGTTTTGCCCTGAACGAGTTCCAACGCAACCCGGCGTTGGGTGACGCGTAGCCACGTTGGAGGGCGAGGGGTCAGGCCAAGCTCTTGACGCAGAATACTGGCTAGAGCGACAAAGCACCACAATTCGTACAGTGTCGCAAGATCCTTTTCGGGCAGTTCGAGTGGTCCACCGCCAACCTCTAACACCGATTCCAAAGCGAGCGAGGAGGAAAAGAATTCTCGATAACCCGACGTCAGATGCAACGCAAGCGTCGGCGCTGGATGGGACTGTTGCGCCGGAAGATTGGCCAGGAAAGTCTGCGTCTGAAAACGGTGCAGCTTTCGGTCGGCGTCCGTCAGGAAATTTGTCCACTGCGCGAAGCGTTCGCGGCTTGGAACTCCTGCGAGTTGACTTTGAAGACGACCCAATCGACTGCGGATTCTGCTGATCGTGGAAGCGACAAACCGGTTTTCAGCGGTATTCGGCGTGAGCGTCTTACTCATCCGCGGCACTTCAGGCGACAACCATGAGCGCCCACCTGCTGTGAAATGTCCTTTCGCGGTCTGGACACATTTGCTGCTGTTTCTCCGCAGATAGTTCCGGACTTCAGCGCTTGGGCGGACCGGACGAAGTGAACGGTCAAGCACATGAGTGACTTCGACGTGCTGCAATGGAGAGCGTGCAATAATTTCCAACGCACGGGTAAGTTTTTGGAACTCGCCGCGAAGCAGTTCCAGCCATTCGATGTCCGTCGGACGTTGTCCTGATTTGCGGTGTAGGGTTTGAAACGTACGCCCATACAACTCAAACACAAGCGAGCGCACCTCCATCTGAAGGTCCGCCCGCAGTTCGAGTAGATCGGTTCTGTAGTCGAGTTTGGTCGGGAAGATCTCAAGTCGCAGGGTGAAACATCGCCTGCTGCCAAGCCACAGCTCAACGTCGGAGTACCCTATCTCTGATTGGAAATTAACCGGCACGGAATAGACGTTGAGACCGCCAATCCGTCGCCGGCCAGAGAGCAACTCCTGACCACGCAATAGCAGTCGAGGCTTACATTCATTATCGGGGTCTAGCGCCAGGTTGAATAGATAGTCGGTCTGCTCAAACAGGAATGGGATTGTCGTTGCGGTGCGTCCGCCATTGGCCGATTCAGAAAGTACACTCAATTCGACAATGGCGGCGTTGTCTGTATGGGACACGGTCGTGCATGCGAGGGTCGGGCTGGTTGCGAGGTGCTCGCGAGGTGTTGGTCCGCACACTAAGAACGTTACCAGTCCGGGCAGCTTCACTGCAAGCAGTTCGGCTTCGTCACGCATGGTCACACAAGCCAGAACGAGGTGAAATTCTCCTCTCGAAAGATGAGCAGCATCCCGGTAATTTTGCGGACAATCGAGGACGCGTTGCCATTGCTTCGCAACTCTGCCAAACGTTGATCGAAATTAGGATCTTCGAGTTGGGGCGCGCCAACATCGCCTTTCAGCTTCTGGAGAAGGGAGTACAGCAGTTTCCCAACCCGCGGTGAACTACCTTGAACGCGCGGCAAAATCTTCTGGAGAACAATCGCCTCATTGACTTCCTCGGCACTCAGGCCCGCTTGGTCCGCATATACCGCAAAGCTGATGGCCTCATCACGAACCCGATAGCCAACCTCAAAGCCGGCGGATGCGAGTTCGCCATTCAAATCCTCTATGAACGTAGCAATCTCCTTCGCCTTTTCACGGTGCTTTGACAGCACGTCATTAAGGCAGGTGAACTCGGGCTTAAAGAACGCCTGGTCAAGATCAAGGGCGGGCACTTCTGCCGCCGTCACTTCTTCGTCGAGCCCCTGGAGTAAATCGATGTCGTTGAACTCAAGCGTGTGGGCACGATCCAACACCTTTCGGCTGAATGGCTGAGTCGTTTCGTCCATGTTCACCGTGCCAACGATGAAAAGATTCTCCGGCAAACTGATGGGCTGATTTGCAGAGCGGAAGCGGCTCAACGTCGCATGCGCCTCGGGTCGCAGCCCGTCTACCTTCATTTTGTTCAATTGTGCTTCGTGTAAAATGGGGTCGGTCACGATGCGGTCTTGGCTGCACCTCCTCGATTCAACGATGCTCAAGAAATCTGAAAAGTAGTGTTCGACCTTCGCCAGGTTCATCTCGTCGAGGCACACGAAGAACGGTTTCTCCGGATTCTGTTGCGCCATCAGGATCGGTGCGATGAGTTGGCCGGGGTTGAAGTCGCCGTTCAGATCGAAGTAGCCCAACAGCTCGGAACTGTCGTTCCAGTCTGGGCGAACTGGAATCATTGTGAATCGACCGTTGGTGACTGTTGCGCCGCTTGCTTCAGCGAACAGCCGGATGAGCCGCGATTTCCCAGTACCTGAGTTACCAGCGAGAATAACGAATGGTTTGGAACGTAAGGAGGCGTAGAACGCACGCAGAACGCGATTCGGAAAAACAAATCCCCGGGAAGCAATGTAGTTTTCGATTTCCAAGAGCGTGTCACCAATTGATCGTTGAGGAATCGGTTTCGGCGGCGCGGGTTTGCTTGGTAGCGCGGAAGGATCTAGCCTGGGGGATGGTGCGTTGCTGTCGATTAGCCATGCGGGCAATGCGGGGATTTCCACGACCTGCGCCTTACCACCAATTGCCGCCTTCCTGATCGCGAGACTGAGTTCAAGCGGAAAGGTGTTCCCGTCGTTCAAAGCGAACCGGCCGTCCTTGCGTTGTAGATTTGTGAAAGTGAACCGCTGGGGATAATGGACTTTGTTCTCTGCTACTTCATCTGGCCAGTGGGGTGTATTGTTCTCCCGTTTCAGTGGACTTGTGATCTGGGCCGAGGCTGCCAGCGTAACGTGATGAGGAAGCCATTGTTCTTCTGGCCATCGTATGTTGTTCCCCGTGTAACCAGACGCAAAGAAGATCGAATCGCCCGGCGCGAATTCATCGTCCGGCTGCTTCTTGTTCTTGAAGCCCCAAACGCCACTTTGCGTGCTGTGCGCAAAGTTCGACAGGCTTGCTCTTCCCAGATAAACAACGACGACCTTCATGATGGATTCCTTTTACTGGTCACTCTGATTTCTATTTCCCAAACAGGCTCAACGCCGCCTGAAATGAATACCCCGCGGCAAGCTGCGGGGTATCATCTTCAGTTCTAGGCCGTCATTCCGTGCTTGACGAGCCTGCCCCGGACTCTGATCCGGGATCCGCCGGTATGACGAACGTGCGGCAATCCGCAGGAATTGAATATCCTTGAAGGGACGCAGGTCGTGTATGCCGATACCTCGTATGTTTATGCCGCACTGGACCGCCGTAACCCCGATCATGACCGTGCGCAGGCATTAGCCCCCACGTTCAGGAGCGGGGCGTCGGGATCGTGACGACTCCTCCCAATACCATCATCCATACCTTGACCTCGCCACAATTGTCAGCTTCGACACTTGGCGTGCGACTCCGGCGATACGAGCTCCAAGAAATCGGTATGGTATCTCCAGAATTGGAATTGGACGGAGTGTGTAACCCCAGCAATGAAATGAAAGAGGTATGCCAGATTTTCCTTGCAGTCCAGCAGCGGGTTGTCACAGTCGAGCTGGGCGATTGAGCGTCAGCACGGCCCGATAGTCCGTAGAAGCGAGATCGAGAACGGCTTCATCGGTCAGAAACTGCCTGACTGTAGCTGGGTCATGCATCGTCACGACGTCATGCCCGAGGCGGCGTAGCCCCTCAATAACCGGCAGGGGAAATTCTCGTCGTCGAACAACCGAGCCACAATCTATGCCGCCTCGTGCTCGCGGATCTGCTCATCTATCTCGTTCCGGTGCACACGCACATACGCCCAGGCATTCGCCAGGTCCTCAGCATGCAACGCCGGATAGGACCGAAGCAGATCTGCCTCGCTCGCGCCGAGTCGCCTAGCCTGTTCCAACACCCAGATCGGGATCCGAGTGCGAACGATACACGGATCTCCGCCGCACACGCCCCCGAGGGTATCAATACCCGGAAAGGCATCACCCAAATCGCGTACGACCCGTTGGAGAAGCTGCGCCTTTTCCCCCCGTGTCATACGCGACAGCAGTTGCTCGGCCTCTTCTACAGTGCTCATCGTACGTAACTCTCCACGACAGGATTCTCCCGCCATTTCTTAGACCTGTCAACGGAATGTCAACAGATTTGACCCCGATCCAGCCATCCAGAGAGTTGACTCCCCTTAGATCGAAAAGACCTTGCCAATTGATCGGGACGTGGTCCCGTTGCGGATGGTGACAAGGACCTGGTACGTGCCGCGCGGGAACCCAGCTCCACAGTGAATCCCACCACCTCGTCATCACTGCGGGACATGACTATTTCGTCCCACTCACAGCCACGGCATACACCCCCTACTATACTGCTCCCCTTACCGGGCGTACATAAGGTCAAAGAGCTTACCGCGAGTTAGAATATCAATGCAGGGCTGGAGGACGGGAAGCGAACAACATAAGCAGTACGACGGAAGTCAGGGCAGAATAGCAAAAACTTGCTCTTTGAAATGCTTATCGAAGGCAAACACGGTATTGATGCCTGCGGTACGCATCACCTCGAAACTCACGCAATCCACCAGACTGAGATCTCGCCGTGATGCGGACAGAAGGGCCGCGGCTCCAGATTGATGCGTCCCAGAGGTCACACACTCAACATTGATCAACGGGAGGATATCGGCATGAAATGCCCGCACTGCTTCCAGGCCCAGACGATGTTGTAAAAGGGCCACGGTTTCCACCAGAATATAATTACTTGTCACCAGCGTATGGATGGCCTGCAGCAGTTTGCTCCACAGTCTCTTTGCTCCCGGATGATGGGCATCGTCTCGGTCAAGCAGCGAGTAGAATGCGGATGTATCGATGAAGATCCTCATGCCCTGTAGGCATCCCCCAGGTATTTATCGTGTTTCCCAGCAATATCGCGCTTCCCGGAACTGAATTTCCCGACGACGTCGATCGCTCTCTTCCGTCTTTCTTCGGGATCGGCGAGCGGACTCGACTTGATCATAGTATCGACGGCGCATCGTATCAATTCGGCGACGGACAGGTGGCGGGACCGAGCGATTCTCTTCATCGCCTGCGCCTGTTCTTCCGTAAGTTGGATTTGCGTTCTGACCATCATGCCTCCTCTGATTACATTTATGGCTGCACGATAATACCTGAAGCGAAGACTGTCAAATGAGGAATGTTATATCAGAATTGCGATGAACGACAGGGCGGACCCTTCAAGTGCCGTATCTACAAAGGCTCCGAAGAAGGCCTTTCACACGATCTTTCCGGTCTTGACGCATGCGTCATGCAGGTAGTCATCGTGGGTGATCGCCTTTGTCGGATCAAAATACCCGGCGTGGGTGAGGGCGGCAATAATTTCTCGCGACCGGATGACCTTGTGGTCATAGTGAATCACGATACTCCCGGTCACGACCTTGACTGTCACGCTCTCTATTCCGCGAAGCACCGCCAACAGCCCGTAGACTTCCTGGGCAAGATGGGGATTGCGCTGGATCACGGGCGTCCTCACCCTGAGCCTTCCCGGTATATCGTGGATATAGTGGCTCACGTCACACCTCCTCGCTCATGATTTTCTGAAAGCCCCGACAGCTTGGATACCCGGAGCACCTGAATCTAATGACGTTTCCTTCCCGTCTATAGATATGCATCGGTTTGCCGCATTTGCCGCAGAGCGGTCTCTTGGCAGGCGTAGTCTTTCGATTACCAAGCGTAAACTGCCTGCCGCACATGAGACATCGAAACCGCTGCTTGTGAGTCCATGCCCGTCCGTACCTGTTGACGGCTTCTGAACCGCATGACGGACACATCACTTCACCGCCCCGTATTTCTACTCTCCCCTCTTCCGGACAAGCGATTCTCATGGCCTCAGTAAAACAGGCCACAATTACACCCGGATTACTGCGATGTTGCAGTGGTGTAACATTTCTTCTATTTAAGACTCTTCCGCAAATCGTATAGGACGGTGGAGGCCGAAACGGACCTCGCCGCAGGATAGCTGCCTCCAGCACTGCGGTTTGCCCCGGTTTGCCCCGCTCTCACACTATTCCTCTTCCCACACTCACTGAGACAGTCACCCGAGAGGCCTCGAATTTACTTGCGTGTCATCGATCCTTCATACGGTCGTAACAAATGACGGGTAGGATGCCAATCAAAAAGGAGGATGACATGCTGATTACGTTGAAGGTTGATGGGAGTTCTTACAACCGGCTGGTCGCAAAGAGCGAGGTAAAGAGGGGCTATCTGTTAGGCCTCTCTCCATATTTCGATGATCAATTTGTGCTGAGCCCCATCGATGGAACCATCGAACGAATTTCGTACAACAGGGAAGAGCAGGCACTGCGTATCAGTATTCGACCAATGGGCGGGCAACAACGGGCAGCTTAACCATAACAAAGAGGAGTGGCGTATGCGATACCGGATCACAAAATTCAGGGGGCGCCTGATTATCGAGCTTAATGGGAGGGCGCAGTCCGACGAGTCAGCCAGAGCACGCTGGGTCCTCTCGCCGTTTCTCCGGCGTCCTGGCGTAAAAGCCATCCTCCACTTGGCCGAGTTGCGCAAGATTGGTATCCCGGAGATAGAGGTCTTGGAGATGATCCGCCAAGAGGTTGAGGCTCAGCGCGGTACCCTCCGGCTGTGCGCCCTTCGAGACGACATTCGAGCAAAGTTCGATCGACACCTCTTCCTGCACGTCTACGAATTGTATGACGACCTGGAAAGCAGCCTCTCAGAGATGCCAGACCAACACCTGAAGATGTCAGCCTGAATCGATCGAAGGAGCTGAGACCATGTGTA
This window harbors:
- a CDS encoding restriction endonuclease-like protein, coding for MRDEAELLAVKLPGLVTFLVCGPTPREHLATSPTLACTTVSHTDNAAIVELSVLSESANGGRTATTIPFLFEQTDYLFNLALDPDNECKPRLLLRGQELLSGRRRIGGLNVYSVPVNFQSEIGYSDVELWLGSRRCFTLRLEIFPTKLDYRTDLLELRADLQMEVRSLVFELYGRTFQTLHRKSGQRPTDIEWLELLRGEFQKLTRALEIIARSPLQHVEVTHVLDRSLRPVRPSAEVRNYLRRNSSKCVQTAKGHFTAGGRSWLSPEVPRMSKTLTPNTAENRFVASTISRIRSRLGRLQSQLAGVPSRERFAQWTNFLTDADRKLHRFQTQTFLANLPAQQSHPAPTLALHLTSGYREFFSSSLALESVLEVGGGPLELPEKDLATLYELWCFVALASILRQELGLTPRPPTWLRVTQRRVALELVQGKTSVLSLERDGEECVRVVYNREDPTPTGNCRPDNTLEIFKHGARRPFRYVFDAKYRLQDDPDYIRTHHAPGPPPEAIHRMHAYRDQIVAEQAASAPGQSVEATVWDLGYRQWVQQTVGAFVLYPYAGADADKNRFVEAIGKVGVGGVPFLPSRRGEVTHLLRNIIQMSTDAVEDTAVGLSTTDERKRIEWAHEYGLIAIVPSREQLEYILRSGIYHTPYDKHRKWGLRLRADFILFLLSESKFPDQSGVAYQAEIKSLHFGDRREIIPPPPPSQRGSSETDRYVWFTLTKTEPLPRPLTYTGQPPRFAFTTRLAFKEASNVAELILIREPERRFCGECRLAGFDVAVYDESSGTEQVFDVGQLRLRFSVKKPGGPAVTVRFDPWTARFSGFGFEFTWSELMFRPKDCLAKALSS
- a CDS encoding AAA family ATPase; protein product: MKVVVVYLGRASLSNFAHSTQSGVWGFKNKKQPDDEFAPGDSIFFASGYTGNNIRWPEEQWLPHHVTLAASAQITSPLKRENNTPHWPDEVAENKVHYPQRFTFTNLQRKDGRFALNDGNTFPLELSLAIRKAAIGGKAQVVEIPALPAWLIDSNAPSPRLDPSALPSKPAPPKPIPQRSIGDTLLEIENYIASRGFVFPNRVLRAFYASLRSKPFVILAGNSGTGKSRLIRLFAEASGATVTNGRFTMIPVRPDWNDSSELLGYFDLNGDFNPGQLIAPILMAQQNPEKPFFVCLDEMNLAKVEHYFSDFLSIVESRRCSQDRIVTDPILHEAQLNKMKVDGLRPEAHATLSRFRSANQPISLPENLFIVGTVNMDETTQPFSRKVLDRAHTLEFNDIDLLQGLDEEVTAAEVPALDLDQAFFKPEFTCLNDVLSKHREKAKEIATFIEDLNGELASAGFEVGYRVRDEAISFAVYADQAGLSAEEVNEAIVLQKILPRVQGSSPRVGKLLYSLLQKLKGDVGAPQLEDPNFDQRLAELRSNGNASSIVRKITGMLLIFREENFTSFWLV
- a CDS encoding DUF5615 family PIN-like protein; the encoded protein is MDCGSVVRRREFPLPVIEGLRRLGHDVVTMHDPATVRQFLTDEAVLDLASTDYRAVLTLNRPARL
- a CDS encoding DUF433 domain-containing protein, producing the protein MSTVEEAEQLLSRMTRGEKAQLLQRVVRDLGDAFPGIDTLGGVCGGDPCIVRTRIPIWVLEQARRLGASEADLLRSYPALHAEDLANAWAYVRVHRNEIDEQIREHEAA
- a CDS encoding PIN domain-containing protein, with product MRIFIDTSAFYSLLDRDDAHHPGAKRLWSKLLQAIHTLVTSNYILVETVALLQHRLGLEAVRAFHADILPLINVECVTSGTHQSGAAALLSASRRDLSLVDCVSFEVMRTAGINTVFAFDKHFKEQVFAILP
- a CDS encoding ribbon-helix-helix domain-containing protein, giving the protein MMVRTQIQLTEEQAQAMKRIARSRHLSVAELIRCAVDTMIKSSPLADPEERRKRAIDVVGKFSSGKRDIAGKHDKYLGDAYRA
- a CDS encoding Insertion element protein, with product MRIACPEEGRVEIRGGEVMCPSCGSEAVNRYGRAWTHKQRFRCLMCGRQFTLGNRKTTPAKRPLCGKCGKPMHIYRREGNVIRFRCSGYPSCRGFQKIMSEEV